The following coding sequences are from one Salmo trutta chromosome 36, fSalTru1.1, whole genome shotgun sequence window:
- the LOC115176119 gene encoding alpha-N-acetylgalactosaminide alpha-2,6-sialyltransferase 1-like: protein MRAQFRGVLTLALMVAVCALLYVLLYGQISDHSVSYFQKIQLVPRGGRLHEMNCPCKNTTRDVFTAGSGSAHKETPMLWLQKKDFKQYPIWASEDVYVRDKQKRQMNCPQSLRNSQNTGFKQAFIPDIQMYLHGELLNQSEWNRLAYFNNPFGFMDYTNYTEIKAVVDLIPKPREPLLLPRGNPGCIRCAVVATGGILNGSRMGKEIDAHDYVFRMNGAVTKGYEEDVGNRTSVYVHTAHSITQSLFIFKKYGYDSAPHDKGIKYVLIPEGLRDFQWLKGLLGRTTVSDGPYKNRRPWMQYSGEFDENRFYVLHPDFLRYTRNRFMRSEALKGSYWAICRPTNGAFTLFLALHTCDVVDAYGFITEDHSKYPNYYAERHSKTRVIFYANHDYNLEIKTWKKLHDTKIIRLYQRQESPERKTGKPTEP, encoded by the exons ATGAGAGCCCAATTCCGGGGAGTTCTCACCTTGGCACTCATGGTCGCCGTGTGTGCATTGCTCTATGTGCTTCTGTATGGACAAATCTCTGATCATAGCGTCAG CTATTTTCAAAAAATACAACTCGTTCCTCGGGGAGGCCGTCTCCATGAAATGAATTGCCCTTGTAAAAATACAACAAGAGATGTTTTTACGGCTGGATCCGGGTCTGCACACAAGGAGACCCCCATGCTCTGGCTGCAAAAAAAGGACTTCAAGCAATATCCCATCTGGGCTTCTGAGGATGTTTATGTCCGGGACAAGCAAAAGAGGCAGATG aacTGTCCCCAGTCTCTGAGGAACTCCCAGAACACAGGCTTCAAGCAGGCCTTTATACCAGACATCCAGATGTACCTCCACGGAGAACTACTCAACCAGTCAGAGTGGAACAGACTAGCCTACTTCAATAACCCCTTTGGCTTTATGGACTACACAAActacacag AGATAAAGGCAGTGGTGGATCTGATCCCCAAGCCCAGAGAGCCCCTGCTCTTGCCACGGGGAAACCCTGGGTGTATACGCTGTGCTGTGGTGGCAACAGGAGGAATACTCAACGGCTCTAGGATGGGCAAGGAGATAGATGCTCACGACTATGTGTTCCG gatgaatggtGCCGTAACCAAGGGTTACGAGGAGGATGTAGGCAACAGAACCTCGGTCTACGTTCACACCGCCCACTCCATCACCCAGTCTCTTTTCATATTCAAGAAATATGGCTACGACAGTGCACCGCATGACAAG GGTATAAAGTATGTGCTGATTCCAGAGGGGCTGAGGGATTTCCAGTGGCTAAAGGGTCTATTGGGGAGGACAACTGTCTCTGATGGACCCTACAAGAACAGACG ACCGTGGATGCAATACTCAGGAGAGTTTGATGAGAACCGCTTCTATGTTCTTCACCCTGACTTCCTCAGATACACCCGTAACAG GTTCATGAGGTCCGAGGCGCTGAAGGGTTCTTATTGGGCTATATGCAGACCTACTAACGGAGCATTCACACTGTTCCTGGCCCTGCACACCTGTGACGTG gTGGATGCGTATGGATTCATCACTGAGGACCACAGTAAATATCCTAACTACTATGCTGAGAGGCACTCTAAAACCAGAGTCATCTTCTACGCTAATCACGACTACAACCTAGAGATCAAGACCTGGAAGAAACTACATGACACCAAGATCATCAGGCTTTATCAGAGACAGGAGAgcccagagagaaagacaggaaagCCAACAGAACCATAA